In one window of Pseudodesulfovibrio sediminis DNA:
- a CDS encoding glucan biosynthesis protein, which produces MTSSISHCKNKETEQMPVRHIRGISLRQLTACAVFALAIAGMMMLPTLSSDHETWLPGPQAAHAATAPQEPFDYAILKGKARTLAQQPYIDHKADIPKAVKDMTWDQYQSIHFNNDHALWRKKDSRFRGTLFHLGLYFTQPVAFYELNNGLAKRIDYDPGLFKYGKSHIDPEKLPADLGFAGFRLQFKPDWVRDVVAFLGASYFRAVGKEMQYGLSARGLAVDTALPRPEEFPMFTAFWMEQPKPGSNTATVYALLDSPSITGAYRFDITPGDTLTMRVDAALYPRKAIERLGIAPLTSMFMVGENDRRMGYDWRPEIHDSDGLAMHTGSGEWIWRPLNNPRTLRFNAYTDENPKAFGLLQRDQNFDHYQDDGVYYDKRPGLWVMPRGNWGKGSVQLVEIPTLDETFDNIVAFWSPDKPIEPGQELLYSYDLFWGTAAHGPKQLAHVADTFTGLGGAVGKRRAHFSKRFVVDFTGGKLSRIGDDARVSASIITTAGTIEMTRIEPLHSRKGYRVRFDLVPPDTSENPINLRLFLKSGKQTLSETWVYQWTPPPADQRQLHNAGHLH; this is translated from the coding sequence ATGACCAGTAGCATTTCACACTGCAAGAACAAGGAGACAGAACAGATGCCTGTCCGACATATTCGCGGCATTTCCCTACGTCAGCTCACGGCATGTGCCGTGTTCGCGCTCGCCATTGCGGGCATGATGATGCTTCCGACACTTTCTTCTGATCACGAAACATGGTTGCCAGGCCCACAAGCCGCTCACGCAGCCACCGCGCCCCAGGAGCCTTTCGATTATGCCATCCTCAAAGGCAAGGCCCGCACTCTGGCTCAACAGCCCTACATCGACCACAAGGCCGACATCCCGAAAGCCGTAAAGGACATGACCTGGGATCAATACCAATCCATTCACTTTAACAACGACCATGCGCTATGGCGCAAAAAGGACTCAAGGTTCAGGGGCACCCTGTTCCACCTCGGCCTGTACTTCACGCAGCCCGTGGCATTTTATGAATTAAACAATGGACTGGCCAAAAGGATCGACTACGATCCCGGACTGTTCAAGTACGGGAAATCCCACATCGACCCGGAGAAGCTCCCGGCGGACCTCGGCTTTGCGGGCTTCCGTCTTCAGTTCAAACCGGACTGGGTCCGAGATGTTGTGGCGTTCCTCGGTGCGAGTTACTTCCGTGCAGTAGGCAAAGAAATGCAGTACGGGCTGTCCGCACGCGGTCTGGCCGTGGACACGGCCCTGCCCCGCCCGGAAGAGTTCCCGATGTTCACGGCGTTCTGGATGGAGCAGCCTAAACCCGGCAGCAATACGGCCACGGTGTACGCGCTTCTGGATTCACCCAGCATTACCGGCGCCTACCGGTTCGACATCACCCCGGGCGACACGCTGACCATGCGTGTCGATGCCGCCCTCTATCCGCGAAAAGCCATAGAGCGCCTTGGCATAGCCCCGCTCACCAGCATGTTCATGGTCGGCGAAAACGACCGCCGCATGGGCTATGATTGGCGTCCTGAAATCCATGACTCAGATGGACTGGCCATGCACACCGGCTCCGGTGAATGGATCTGGCGTCCCCTGAACAACCCCCGCACCTTGCGCTTCAACGCCTACACTGATGAAAACCCGAAGGCGTTCGGCCTGCTCCAACGAGATCAGAACTTCGATCACTATCAGGACGACGGCGTATACTATGACAAGCGCCCCGGTCTGTGGGTGATGCCTCGCGGCAACTGGGGCAAAGGCTCGGTGCAACTGGTGGAAATCCCCACTCTTGATGAAACCTTCGACAACATCGTGGCCTTCTGGAGCCCGGACAAGCCCATCGAACCCGGCCAGGAACTTCTCTACAGCTACGATCTGTTCTGGGGAACGGCCGCGCACGGCCCGAAGCAGCTCGCCCATGTGGCCGACACCTTCACGGGATTGGGCGGCGCTGTCGGCAAGCGGCGCGCACATTTCAGCAAACGTTTTGTTGTCGATTTCACCGGCGGCAAGCTTTCGCGGATAGGTGACGACGCCAGGGTTTCCGCTTCCATCATCACGACCGCAGGCACGATCGAAATGACCAGAATCGAACCGCTCCATTCAAGAAAGGGGTATCGGGTCCGCTTTGATCTCGTCCCGCCGGACACAAGCGAAAATCCCATCAACCTGCGTCTGTTCCTCAAGTCCGGCAAACAGACACTCTCCGAAACCTGGGTCTACCAATGGACTCCGCCTCCGGCAGACCAGCGCCAGCTCCACAACGCTGGCCACCTGCATTAA